The Thiorhodovibrio frisius genome segment ACAGAGTCCAGTAGGGGGAGGCGAAAAGTAGCAGCCCGGCCAAGGTCAGGCTGACAAGGGCATGCCAGGCCCATTTTGGCAGGCGCAGGCGCCGGTCGCGCAGCTCGTGCCATTCGCGCATCCACCACTGCCAGCGATACTGGGGCGGTAGGTGCGTCATGCGGCGGTGGCCTCGGCCTGTTCCAGGGCTTCGCCCGCCTGGAGCCAGCTGTGTTCGACGCTGGCAAGATCGGCATCCACCTGCTGCTTTTCGGCGATCAGCGACAACAGCCGAGCTTTGGCGTCTTCCTGGTAAAGCGCACTGTCGCCAAGCGCAGTTTCCAGCTCGTACTGGCGTGTGCTGAGGTGGTCCAGGCGTTGCTCAAGCTCGTTCAGGCGCCGGCGCAGTGGCAGGGTGCGGGCGCGGGCCTCGGCCTCGCGTCGGCGTTGATCCTTGCGCGCATCGCGTTCGCTAGCGTTGGCGCCAACCTGGAGGTTCAGCGTGTTTTCGGCAGCAGACGTGCTATTGGATCGGGCCGCGCCGGGCGTCTGGTTGCGCGCGGCTAGCCAGGCCGGATAGTCATCGAGGTCGCCGTCGAAACTTGTCACCTGACCCTGATCGACCAGCCAGAGTTCGTCGCAACTCAGGCGCAGCAGGTGGCGATCATGTGAGACCAACACCAGAGCGCCGGCAAAGGCCTGGAGCGCGCGGCTGATGGCCAGGCGCATGTCGATGTCGAGATGATTGGTCGGCTCGTCGAGCAGCAGCAGATTGGGACGCTGATAGACCAGCAGGGCCAGGGCCAGGCGTGCCTTCTCACCGCCTGAGAAGGGAGCAATGGGGTCGGTCACCCGTTCGCCACCAAAGCCAAAGCCGCCGAGATAGTCGCGCAGCCCCTGTTCCGGACGCTCCGGGTCGAGGCGGCGCAGATGCCCAAGCGCTGAATCTTCAAGGTTGAGCTGATCGAGCTGATGCTGGGCGAAATAGCCGATTTTCAGCCCCTCGGATGCAAGCCGCTCGCCGCTCACCGGCGCCAGCTGTCCAGCGAGTAGTTTGATCAGGGTGGATTTGCCGGCGCCATTGGGGCCAAGCAGGCCGATGCGGCCACCGGGCGCGAGGCTGAGATCAAGCTCCTGCAACACAGGGGTTTCGCCGTAGCTCACACTGGCGCTCTCGAGCCTTAGCAGCGGATTGGCCGCGCGTGCCGGTTCAAAAAAAGCAAAGGAGAAGGGTGAGTCGATATGCGCCGGGGCGATCAACTCCATGCGCTCAAGCGCCTTGAGCCGGCT includes the following:
- a CDS encoding ATP-binding cassette domain-containing protein; protein product: MIELRALSLRRGPRVLFEQADLRIHPGQRLGVVGPNGCGKSSLFALLRGELTPDHGEFSLPPNWQLAAVAQQTPAGQQSALDFVLDGDAPWRRLQREMDAAAHEADQGLHLAGLHDAFEAIDGYRAESRAARLLQGLGFAPGSEQRPIDSFSGGWRMRLALAQALMCRSDLLLLDEPTNHLDLDAVIWLESWLKDYPGTLLLISHDRDFLDAIATQVCYFEQGRLGLVNGGYSAYERQRGERLAQQQAAHAKQQREIAHARSFVDRFRAKATKARQAQSRLKALERMELIAPAHIDSPFSFAFFEPARAANPLLRLESASVSYGETPVLQELDLSLAPGGRIGLLGPNGAGKSTLIKLLAGQLAPVSGERLASEGLKIGYFAQHQLDQLNLEDSALGHLRRLDPERPEQGLRDYLGGFGFGGERVTDPIAPFSGGEKARLALALLVYQRPNLLLLDEPTNHLDIDMRLAISRALQAFAGALVLVSHDRHLLRLSCDELWLVDQGQVTSFDGDLDDYPAWLAARNQTPGAARSNSTSAAENTLNLQVGANASERDARKDQRRREAEARARTLPLRRRLNELEQRLDHLSTRQYELETALGDSALYQEDAKARLLSLIAEKQQVDADLASVEHSWLQAGEALEQAEATAA